The Geobacter metallireducens GS-15 region CTGGGCTATGTCGCCGACGACCTGGAAAAGAGGGGGATCTTGAAAAATGGCCAAAATTAAACGGAAAGTCAGGACGATCACGGTTGATGCCGACAAGTGCAACGGCTGCCGGACCTGCGAAATCATGTGCTCCGCCTTCCACGCGGTTCCGCCGTACAGCAGCAACAACCCGGCACGGTCGCGCATCCAGGTCATCACCAACCGGCTCGAGGACATCTGGATGCCGGTCTTTGCCGGCGAGTACACCGAATCCGAGTGCATGGGGCGGAACAAGTACATCATCGACGGCAAGGAATACAACGAGTGCGACTCCTGCCGTGCCGCCTGCCCCTCACGGGATCTGTTCAAGGAACCGGATTCGGGTCTGCCCCTGAAATGCGACATGTGCGACGGCGAAGATGAGCCGGTATGTGTCAAGTGGTGCCTGGTCGATGCCCTAGTCTACGAGGAGCGGGAAGAGGAAGTGGAAGAGAAGGATATACAAACAACGGTGACCGAGATGGAGGTCGGTCTGGAATCGCTGGTGCGAAAACATGGTTTCGACAAGGTAATGGATACGGTTGCCCGAATGTCGAAGAAGTGATACTACTTCCGGGCGCAAGAACGGGTAGCATGATACTCCCCCCGGCAGGGCCGGGGGGACCACAACATGCGTCCAACATGGAAGCTGAACGGATTTTGGAGAAGGTGAGATGCCAGGCTCAGAGGAAACCCTCCGGATTATTCTTGATAACATAACTCCGCTCGGAGTGGAGCGTGTCGACCTGCAGTCCGCCCTGGGGAGGGTCCTGGCCAGGGATGTGGTGGCACCATGGGATTTGCCGCTTTTCGACAATTCGGCGAGGGACGGATTCGCCCTGAGAAGTGCGGACTGCACGGGCGAGGGGACCACCCTACGGATTACCGGCTTTATTCCGGCCGGATGCAATGTGTCGGAGCCGGTTCTGGGGGGGTGCGCCGTCCGGATCATGACCGGTGCACCTATCCCCCACAACTGCGATGCGGTGGTGCCGGGGGAGGATACCCTGGAGACAGATGGCCAGGTGACGGTCATGGCGCCGGTCCGTCGCCGGCAGTATATCCGCTTCCGGGGTGAGGACCTGACAGGCGGTGACCTGGTGCTGACGGAGGGGACGGTCATTCAGGCACAGGAAATAGGCTTGCTGGCCTCATTTGGCCAAGCGGTGGTGCCGGTCTACCGGAAGGCGCGGGTGGCGGTGCTCTCCACCGGCGATGAGTTGATCGAACTGGGAGAGCAGCCGTCAAACGGACGCATCATCAACAGCAATGCCCAGTATCTGGCTGCGGCTCTCAGGGAGATCGGCGCCGAGCCGATTCTCCTCTGCATCGGTCGTGACAACCGGGAAAGCCTGAAAGAGCAGCTTCAGACGGGACTGAAGGCCGATGCGCTGATCACTACGGCCGGCGTCTCGGCAGGAGCCCGGGACCTCGTGCGGGATGTGCTGGTTGAGGTGGGGGTCAGGCAGATGCTCGGAAAGATTGAGATGAAGTCGGGCGGACCCAAGGCCTTCGGCATGAAGGACGGGATCCCGGTCTTCTCCCTTCCCGGCAATCCGCTGTCGACCATGGTCACGTTCGAGGAATTCGTCAGACCGGGGCTGCTCAGGCTGATGGGGCATCGCCGGACGGTCAGGCCGAACCTCAAGGCACGGCTGCGGGAAGATATCCGCAAGGAGCCCGGCCGGGTCCATTGCCAGTCGGTCCGGGTAGAGGCGGAGAACGGCCGCTACATGGCCACCACGGTCGGAAACCACAAGGCGTGCCGGCTGAGTACCATCCAACGGGCCAATGCCATTGTCATCCTCCCCGAAGGACCGTCGGTGGTGGCGGCAGGGGAAGAGGTGGAGGTACATCTGCTGCGCGGTGACCTGGTCCTGCTGGAAGAACCGAACCTCACTGCCGGTTGCGTACCTGATGACCGTGTGTCGGAAGAGGGGGAGACCTTCGAGAGAAGGGTGCGGGTGGCAACCCGTTAGGGAAGGGGTAGATATCATGCGACAGGATGGGGGACCGTCAGATGAACGCGTATGAGCAGATCAGTTTGCAGATACCCGGGGAGGTCGAGCGTCTCATGGAGGACCGCTCGATCCTGAGGGAGGATGCGCAGAAGGTCATCCTTCATGCCGAGACCACCGGCAGGAAGCTGCTCAACTCTGCCACCGGCCATTTTCTCGCCTTCCATCGCCCCAAAGCGGTCACCTACTGGGCGGAGTATGTCCGGACCGGTGATGACTATCGGCTGGTCACCGCGTATTCCCACCGGATGGCGATGAAGTCCAGCGGGAGCACGCAGGAGTGGGTAAAATCCGGCAGCGGCAGCGAATGGCTCTGCAATCAGTGCCAGGCCCCCCTGGAGGAGCAAACTGTCAGGCTCCAGTACATGCAGTCCATATTTCCCATCACTCTTCCGGCCTGCTCCGGGTGCGGCTTCATCCTTGTCACTGAGGAGTTGGCAACCGGGAAGCTGGCCGCGGCAGAACAGGCGCTGGAAGACAAGTAACTTTCCGGCGGCACGGTGAACCGATGAACGGTACCGCACTCAACTGGTTGGAGCTCTGTCGCACCGTGGGTCCGTGCCTACGGCCGGGTGGGACCGCGCTTACAGACCGGGCACTGGAGGTCTGCAACCTTTCCGCCGATTCCCTGATTGCCGATGTCGGCTGCGGTGCCGGCGGAACCCTGTATCACCTGGAACAAATCGGTTTCCGCCGCCTGGTGGGGCTCGACCCGTCGGAGACCCTTCTCGGGGATGCCGCCCCCCGCCTCGAAACGGCCCGCCTTATCCGGGGGGAGGCTGCAACGATCCCCCTCCGGAGCGCCACCGTCGATCTCCTTCTGTGTGAATGCGTCCTTTCCGTCCTCCCTGGCCGGTCGGCTCCCCTCCGGGAGTTTGCGCGGGTCGTGAAGGACGGCGGATATCTGGTAGTGAGCGACGTTTTCAGCACGGCTGGAGACGAGGCCACAGGACAGGCCGGCGGGCTCCTCACCCGCAAGGAACTCCTTGCCGCGGTGGCCGGTAATGGCTTCACCCTCCTTCGGTGGGAAACCCACGACCGTTTGCTGAAGGAATTCGCGGTCCGCATGATCCTGGCCGGCGAATGCCTGCCGGATGCGTGGAAGGGTGGTACGGAGAGGAAAGGGGAGGCGGCCCGTGGGGGCCTCGGCTATTTCCTCATGGTGGCCCGAAAGGCTGAAGACCCGCTTCCGTAACAGATAAAGGATAGTGTCATGGAAACAGTGAATCTGGGTGAAACCGAAAGCATCTGCCCCGTCTGCCTGAAAAGGATAGCGGCGACACGACAAGTGCTGGGTGACGAGGTCTTCCAGGTCAAGGAGTGCGACGAGCACGGTTCGTTCAGGACCCTTATCTGGCGCGGAAAGCCGTCACTGGCCGAGTGGCGGAGACCGAAGCCGCCCGTCCACCCCGAGCTCTGCTACGGGACCGTCGAGCAGGGGTGCCCGTTCGACTGCGGCCTCTGCAGTGCCCATGCACAGATGCCCTGTTCGGTGCTACTGGAGGTGACTGACCGGTGCAACCTGCAGTGCGCCGTCTGTTTTGCCGATTCCGGCCGAAAGGATTCCGTGGATACCTCCCTGGACAGGATCACCTGGCTGCTAGAACGGGCCATGGCAGCGGCTGGGCCGTGCAATCTCCAGTTGTCCGGCGGAGAGCCCACACTGCGGGACGATCTGCCGGAGATCGTGGCAGCGGCGCGGCGGATCGGTTTTTCCTTTATCCAGCTCAATACCAACGGCCTGCGCCTTGCCGCCGACGGGAATTATGCCGCCCGGTTGCGGTCGGCGGGGCTTTCGGCAGTCTTTCTCCAGTTCGACGGGGTCGACGACGGCATCTACCGCACCTTGAGGGGACGTCCGCTTCTGGAGCAGAAGCTCCGGGCCGTCAGGCATGCCGGCGAGGCCGGCCTCGGCGTGATCCTGGTCCCGACCATCGTGAGCGGAGTGAACAGCCATGCCGTCGGCGCCATCGTGCGGCAGGCCCTTCAATTGGCCCCAATCGTGCGGGGGATTCACTTCCAGCCTGTCAGCTATTTTGGCCGTTTCCCTGAGCAGGGCTGCGGCAACCGCTTCACTTTACCCGAACTGATGGGGTGTCTCGAAGAGCAGACCGACGGACTGCTCAGGCTGGCCGATTTCTCTCCTCCCGGTGGGGAACATGCCCACTGTTCCTTTCACGCCACATATCTCTACTCGGCCGACGGCGGGCTGCGCTCCCTCGGGGCGATGGGGGGCGATTCCTGCTGCACGACCGACTGTGGCAGCGGGGGAATCAGGAGGACCGTGGATACCGTGTCGCGCCGCTGGAAGCTTCCCTCAGCCGCACCATGCTGCGGCAATCCCAGAGAATCGGAGCAGACCGATTGTTGTGAGTCGGGCAGATCAAACCCGGTCCGGGTCGAAGGGGCCATTGATCTGGATAGCTTTCTCCGGGATGTCGCCACCAGGAGTTTAACCATCTCTGCCATGGCATTTCAAGATGCGGAAAACCTGGATCTGGAGCGCCTCAGGGGGTGCTGCATATCGGTTGTGTCTCCCGATGGCCTGCTGGTGCCATTCTGTGCCTATAACCTGACCAGCAGGGACGGAAGGAGCCTTTACCGCCGATGATCTGGCACGGCGGCAATCACTTCATGATTTACGTCCCATAAGATATATTATGTCAAGTACGCGAAATAAATTTTTGTCCTGTGCCCTTGAAAGATTCAGAAGACTATGCGACCCTGCAAAAGCCAATATCAATATCATTTAATCCAGAGGGGTAAGTCATGCTTAAGGAGGATGTTGGGACCGAGATTTACAAGACTTGGAGCAATGCACAACGACGCGAGGAAATCGCCAAGCTGGTTCAGGGCTACAGGTCGGGTCTGCCGGCTTCCATTATGTGTAAGATTTCAGATAGTATTGCAGGCAACCGGAAACGGGCTCGGAAATATCTCCATGAAATGCTGACACCTGAAGAACGACAGATAGCAGTGGACAGTGAAACCGGAGAAATGATGGTTTTTGTTCGAGGATATATGCTGTAGCTTCGGTCTTATGCCACTTCCATGCAAATCGCACCAGGCCTGGTGCTTCTTCCTCACCTTTGATTCTTCCGCGATATAGGGAACGATCTGGTCGGGCAGCGGAGGGTCGAGAATCCCTCCGCTGCGAAAGACTTGATGAATTTCCTCGTACCCCCCTATTCCCTCGTAGTTGTTGATGACATCGCCACAACCATAGGGCTGATCTTGCCCCTGACCTACCTGGGTATTTGAAGATTAATGTCTGCCTCTCCCATTTTGACAGAAGCTAACTGGTTGCTATTATTAGTTGAACCGTAACGTTCCGCCGTCACCGCAACTGCCCGCTCCCGTTCAGGTGGATGCATGAATAAAGTGAGGCTTATCATCGGATTGGCGATTGTGACTGTGGCCATCGTCGCCGCCTCTGTCTTGTTGTACCTTCTGCCATTGGATGTTCGAGACCACTCCCCTGTCCAGCCGATTGCCTTCAGCCATAAGTTGCACGCAGGCGACAACGGCATCCATTGTCTCTTCTGTCATAGTTACGCCGCGAAGTCCCCGGCTGCGGGTATCCCATCGATGGAGGAGTGCCGGGCCTGCCATCTGTTCATCTCACCGAACACTCCAGAAATAAAGAAACTGATGAAATACTGGGAAAAGCGTGAACCGATTCCCTGGGTCAAGGTTTACAGCCTGCCGGACTTCGTCTATTTCCCGCACATGATGC contains the following coding sequences:
- the glp gene encoding molybdopterin molybdotransferase MoeA; this encodes MPGSEETLRIILDNITPLGVERVDLQSALGRVLARDVVAPWDLPLFDNSARDGFALRSADCTGEGTTLRITGFIPAGCNVSEPVLGGCAVRIMTGAPIPHNCDAVVPGEDTLETDGQVTVMAPVRRRQYIRFRGEDLTGGDLVLTEGTVIQAQEIGLLASFGQAVVPVYRKARVAVLSTGDELIELGEQPSNGRIINSNAQYLAAALREIGAEPILLCIGRDNRESLKEQLQTGLKADALITTAGVSAGARDLVRDVLVEVGVRQMLGKIEMKSGGPKAFGMKDGIPVFSLPGNPLSTMVTFEEFVRPGLLRLMGHRRTVRPNLKARLREDIRKEPGRVHCQSVRVEAENGRYMATTVGNHKACRLSTIQRANAIVILPEGPSVVAAGEEVEVHLLRGDLVLLEEPNLTAGCVPDDRVSEEGETFERRVRVATR
- the trsM gene encoding DVU_1556 family methyltransferase, giving the protein MNGTALNWLELCRTVGPCLRPGGTALTDRALEVCNLSADSLIADVGCGAGGTLYHLEQIGFRRLVGLDPSETLLGDAAPRLETARLIRGEAATIPLRSATVDLLLCECVLSVLPGRSAPLREFARVVKDGGYLVVSDVFSTAGDEATGQAGGLLTRKELLAAVAGNGFTLLRWETHDRLLKEFAVRMILAGECLPDAWKGGTERKGEAARGGLGYFLMVARKAEDPLP
- a CDS encoding DVU_1557 family redox protein, producing the protein MNAYEQISLQIPGEVERLMEDRSILREDAQKVILHAETTGRKLLNSATGHFLAFHRPKAVTYWAEYVRTGDDYRLVTAYSHRMAMKSSGSTQEWVKSGSGSEWLCNQCQAPLEEQTVRLQYMQSIFPITLPACSGCGFILVTEELATGKLAAAEQALEDK
- the trsS gene encoding radical SAM (seleno)protein TrsS → METVNLGETESICPVCLKRIAATRQVLGDEVFQVKECDEHGSFRTLIWRGKPSLAEWRRPKPPVHPELCYGTVEQGCPFDCGLCSAHAQMPCSVLLEVTDRCNLQCAVCFADSGRKDSVDTSLDRITWLLERAMAAAGPCNLQLSGGEPTLRDDLPEIVAAARRIGFSFIQLNTNGLRLAADGNYAARLRSAGLSAVFLQFDGVDDGIYRTLRGRPLLEQKLRAVRHAGEAGLGVILVPTIVSGVNSHAVGAIVRQALQLAPIVRGIHFQPVSYFGRFPEQGCGNRFTLPELMGCLEEQTDGLLRLADFSPPGGEHAHCSFHATYLYSADGGLRSLGAMGGDSCCTTDCGSGGIRRTVDTVSRRWKLPSAAPCCGNPRESEQTDCCESGRSNPVRVEGAIDLDSFLRDVATRSLTISAMAFQDAENLDLERLRGCCISVVSPDGLLVPFCAYNLTSRDGRSLYRR
- a CDS encoding cytochrome c3 family protein; protein product: MNKVRLIIGLAIVTVAIVAASVLLYLLPLDVRDHSPVQPIAFSHKLHAGDNGIHCLFCHSYAAKSPAAGIPSMEECRACHLFISPNTPEIKKLMKYWEKREPIPWVKVYSLPDFVYFPHMMHVRAKLSCAACHGEVAAMERITRTASLKMGWCLNCHHQHKASIDCWTCHK